A genomic stretch from Flavobacterium sp. KS-LB2 includes:
- a CDS encoding MarR family winged helix-turn-helix transcriptional regulator, giving the protein MKIEEILKSTVPMDNSKKIILNVLYTQNVITENFNEILKPYEISGEQYNVLRILRGQKGNPANMCMIQERMLAKTSNTTRLVDKLLLKDLVTRKVCPENRRKIEVLITQKGLDVLAVLDPKIIEHEEFFSQNLTLEEIDQLNQLLEKYRNQ; this is encoded by the coding sequence ATGAAAATTGAAGAAATTTTAAAATCAACTGTTCCAATGGATAATTCTAAAAAAATTATTCTAAACGTTTTGTATACTCAAAATGTGATTACAGAAAATTTTAATGAAATATTAAAGCCATATGAAATCTCTGGAGAACAATACAATGTACTTCGGATATTAAGAGGACAAAAAGGAAATCCGGCAAACATGTGCATGATTCAAGAACGAATGCTTGCCAAAACTAGCAACACTACTCGTTTAGTAGACAAATTACTACTTAAGGATTTAGTAACTAGAAAAGTGTGCCCAGAAAACCGACGTAAAATAGAAGTACTGATTACACAAAAAGGATTAGACGTTTTAGCAGTATTAGATCCGAAAATAATTGAACACGAAGAATTTTTTTCGCAAAATCTAACTCTAGAAGAAATAGATCAATTAAATCAATTACTAGAAAAATACAGAAACCAATAA